One genomic window of Kaistia geumhonensis includes the following:
- the pgi gene encoding glucose-6-phosphate isomerase has protein sequence MSAVRTAAAAAAVANAFAALRSHKDRVEAQSMRQMFAADPQRFQRLSLSADGMLLDYSKNRIDTAAVVALLDLARAADVEGRRAMMFAGDKINVTENRAVLHIALRAQPGESYKVDGHDVVPDVHAVLDAMSAFSDKVRSGAIAGKGGKFTDVVNIGIGGSDLGPAMVTRALSPYHDGPRAHFVSNVDGAHIHDTLKDLDPATTMFLVASKTFTTVETMTNAGTARQWIVEALGEEAVGDHFAAMSTALDKVNAFGIASDRTFGFWDWVGGRYSVWSAIGLPVMLAVGPENFRAFLAGAHAMDLHFRDAPLDRNLPVLLGMVGVWNRNVLGFPAKAVLPYDQRLLRFAAYLQQQDMESNGKRVMLDGSPVTQPTGPLVWGEPGTNGQHAFYQLLHQGTDPIPADFIVGARAHEKDDVHQHLLLANCLAQTEALMKGRTTEEARAELIAEGKPPTEADRLAPHKTFPGNRPTNTILYQLLDPFTLGRLIALYEHQVFVQGTIWGIDSFDQWGVELGKQLAKELLPMIEGKESADKRDASTAGLVAAIAALRA, from the coding sequence ATGTCCGCCGTCCGAACAGCCGCTGCGGCGGCTGCCGTCGCGAACGCCTTCGCCGCCCTGCGTAGCCACAAGGATCGCGTCGAGGCGCAGTCGATGCGCCAGATGTTCGCGGCCGATCCGCAGCGCTTCCAGCGCCTGTCGCTGTCGGCCGACGGCATGCTGCTCGACTATTCCAAGAACCGCATCGATACCGCCGCCGTCGTGGCGCTGCTCGACCTCGCCCGCGCGGCCGATGTCGAAGGCCGCCGCGCGATGATGTTCGCCGGCGACAAGATCAACGTCACCGAGAACCGCGCGGTGCTGCACATCGCGCTGCGCGCGCAGCCCGGCGAGAGCTACAAGGTCGACGGCCACGACGTCGTACCGGACGTCCATGCCGTGCTCGACGCGATGAGCGCATTCTCCGACAAGGTCCGCAGCGGCGCGATCGCCGGCAAGGGCGGCAAGTTCACCGATGTCGTCAATATCGGCATCGGCGGTTCCGACCTCGGCCCGGCCATGGTGACGCGGGCGCTGAGCCCCTATCACGATGGCCCGCGCGCGCATTTCGTCTCCAATGTCGACGGCGCGCACATCCACGACACGCTGAAGGACCTCGATCCGGCGACGACGATGTTCCTCGTCGCCTCGAAGACCTTCACCACCGTCGAGACGATGACCAATGCGGGCACCGCCCGGCAGTGGATCGTCGAGGCGCTCGGCGAGGAGGCGGTCGGCGACCATTTCGCGGCCATGTCCACGGCGCTCGACAAGGTCAACGCGTTCGGCATCGCCTCGGACCGCACGTTCGGCTTCTGGGACTGGGTCGGCGGCCGCTATTCGGTGTGGTCGGCGATCGGGCTGCCGGTGATGCTCGCCGTCGGCCCGGAGAATTTCCGCGCCTTCCTCGCCGGCGCGCATGCGATGGATCTCCATTTCCGCGACGCGCCGCTCGATCGCAACCTGCCGGTGCTGCTCGGCATGGTGGGCGTCTGGAACCGCAACGTGCTCGGCTTCCCGGCCAAAGCGGTGCTGCCCTACGACCAGCGCCTCCTGCGCTTCGCCGCCTATCTCCAGCAGCAGGACATGGAATCGAACGGCAAGCGCGTGATGCTCGACGGCAGCCCCGTCACGCAGCCGACCGGCCCGCTCGTCTGGGGCGAGCCCGGCACCAACGGCCAGCACGCCTTCTACCAGCTGCTGCACCAGGGCACCGATCCGATTCCGGCGGACTTCATCGTCGGCGCCCGCGCCCATGAGAAGGACGACGTGCACCAGCATCTCCTGCTCGCCAACTGCCTGGCGCAGACCGAGGCGCTGATGAAGGGCCGGACCACCGAGGAGGCGCGCGCCGAGCTGATCGCCGAAGGCAAGCCGCCGACCGAGGCCGACCGCCTCGCGCCGCACAAGACCTTCCCCGGCAACCGCCCGACCAACACGATCCTCTACCAGCTGCTCGATCCGTTCACGCTCGGCCGCCTGATCGCGCTCTACGAGCATCAGGTGTTCGTGCAGGGCACGATCTGGGGCATCGATTCGTTCGACCAGTGGGGCGTGGAGCTCGGCAAGCAGCTCGCCAAGGAACTGCTGCCGATGATCGAAGGCAAGGAAAGCGCCGACAAGCGCGACGCTTCGACCGCCGGCCTCGTCGCCGCGATCGCCGCGCTGAGGGCCTGA
- a CDS encoding TfoX/Sxy family protein has protein sequence MADRDFLEELFEPVGRVELKRMFGGLGAFRDGLIFALVLDDAIYLKSDDATRARFEAEGCGPFTYAKKTGQSVSLSYWRLPERLMDDTEEFRIWALEAVAVAHRAGPGKPASARKRKSAR, from the coding sequence ATGGCCGACCGCGACTTCCTCGAGGAACTGTTCGAGCCTGTCGGCCGCGTCGAGCTGAAGCGCATGTTCGGCGGGCTCGGCGCTTTCCGCGACGGGCTGATATTCGCGCTCGTGCTCGACGATGCGATCTATCTGAAGAGCGACGACGCGACCCGCGCCCGTTTCGAGGCCGAGGGATGCGGCCCCTTCACCTATGCAAAGAAGACCGGACAGTCGGTCTCGCTCAGCTACTGGCGCTTGCCGGAGCGGCTGATGGACGACACCGAGGAATTTCGCATCTGGGCTCTCGAAGCCGTCGCCGTCGCGCATCGCGCCGGACCGGGAAAACCCGCGTCTGCGCGGAAGCGGAAGTCGGCCCGATAA
- a CDS encoding VOC family protein, with the protein MPAPRISGVLETALYVDDMARAVAFYRDVVGLKLMVGEGDPRFAAFDAGPSSVLLVFRRGGTLADIELPGGRIPAHDGSGPMHFALRIADGDYEAWRRHLEEVGVAITAEMVWPQGGRSLYFADPDGHVVELATPGIWANDPLRNS; encoded by the coding sequence ATGCCCGCGCCGCGCATTTCCGGTGTTCTGGAGACCGCGCTCTATGTCGACGACATGGCGCGCGCCGTCGCCTTCTATCGGGACGTCGTCGGTCTGAAGCTGATGGTCGGCGAGGGCGACCCCCGCTTTGCCGCCTTCGATGCCGGCCCGTCGAGCGTGCTCCTCGTGTTCCGCCGTGGCGGCACGCTTGCCGATATCGAGTTGCCCGGCGGCCGCATTCCGGCGCATGACGGCAGCGGCCCGATGCATTTCGCGCTTCGCATCGCCGATGGCGACTACGAGGCCTGGCGGCGGCATCTCGAGGAGGTTGGCGTCGCGATCACAGCGGAGATGGTGTGGCCGCAGGGCGGGCGCAGCCTCTATTTCGCCGATCCTGACGGCCATGTCGTGGAACTGGCGACGCCCGGGATCTGGGCCAACGATCCTTTGAGGAATTCCTGA
- the sufA gene encoding Fe-S cluster assembly scaffold SufA, which translates to MGVRSRFAVMSLTEAAADRIREIVEDSDEPVAGLRIGVKKGGCAGMEYTMLKVAEPDPKDERIDAHGVSVFVDPSAVLFLIGTTMDFETTKLRSGFVFRNPNEVSACGCGESVMLKPGELPPVPAAG; encoded by the coding sequence ATGGGCGTCCGTTCACGCTTTGCCGTCATGTCGCTGACCGAGGCCGCCGCCGACCGCATCCGCGAGATCGTCGAGGACAGCGACGAGCCGGTCGCCGGCCTCAGGATCGGCGTCAAGAAGGGCGGCTGCGCCGGCATGGAATACACCATGCTGAAGGTCGCCGAGCCCGATCCGAAGGACGAACGCATCGACGCGCATGGCGTCAGCGTATTCGTCGATCCCTCGGCCGTGCTGTTCCTGATCGGTACGACGATGGATTTCGAGACCACCAAGCTCCGCTCAGGCTTCGTCTTCCGCAATCCCAACGAGGTCTCCGCCTGCGGTTGCGGCGAATCGGTGATGCTGAAGCCCGGCGAACTGCCGCCCGTTCCGGCCGCTGGCTGA
- the tenA gene encoding thiaminase II: MVAVLFERLKRDAASAWSAYIDHEFVRGLGDGSLPKPAFQHYLVQDYLFLIEFARAYAIGVYKAPDLAEMRKAADGIGAILNETSLHLRLCASWGLSPDAVASTRQARATIAYTRFVQEAGLRGDMLDLVVALSPCVVGYAEIGAVLAARGQGLDDGANPYAAWIAEYAGESYQALAFDSLAQIDRLAARSLTEARYPALLALFEEAVRLEADFWQMGLDGSM, translated from the coding sequence ATGGTCGCAGTTCTGTTCGAGCGGCTGAAGCGCGACGCCGCGTCGGCTTGGTCCGCCTATATCGACCATGAGTTCGTGCGCGGGCTCGGCGACGGGTCGCTGCCGAAGCCGGCTTTCCAGCACTATTTGGTGCAGGACTATCTCTTCCTGATCGAGTTCGCGCGCGCCTATGCGATCGGTGTCTACAAGGCTCCGGATCTCGCCGAGATGCGCAAGGCGGCCGACGGCATCGGCGCGATCCTCAACGAGACCTCGCTTCACCTTCGCCTCTGCGCCTCGTGGGGTCTCTCTCCCGACGCGGTCGCCTCGACGCGGCAGGCGCGGGCGACCATCGCCTATACGCGCTTCGTGCAGGAGGCGGGCCTGCGTGGTGACATGCTGGACCTCGTGGTCGCGCTCTCGCCCTGTGTCGTCGGTTATGCCGAGATCGGGGCGGTGCTCGCGGCGCGCGGGCAGGGGCTCGACGACGGCGCCAACCCCTATGCGGCGTGGATCGCGGAATATGCGGGCGAATCCTATCAGGCGCTCGCTTTCGACAGCCTGGCGCAGATCGACCGCCTCGCCGCCCGCTCGCTGACGGAAGCTCGCTATCCGGCGCTGCTCGCGCTGTTCGAGGAGGCGGTGCGGCTCGAGGCGGATTTCTGGCAGATGGGCCTCGACGGATCGATGTGA
- a CDS encoding ROK family protein, producing the protein MQSKADTELVRRQNRGLVLEALRREGMMARVELGRITGLSPATISAITADLLTENLIVTAAIDDKAERPIGRGRPRVALSLNAEAAYVPGVKISLNSVTLLLADYSGHLVETSRHPIPTVGPEAPEFVPRLAALIRDELGKRGIPLRQVPVIPVAIPGVVDRTTGRLVWSPTVSVDVGAVPGPLSEALGVPVSMTNDVDMMAQALNSRDPKRFGGTFAIIFIAYGIGMGLYINGRLFSGAFGSGAEFGHTNHIPGGPLCRCGRRGCVEAYVADYAIYRSVERLPPDEPPADIDPDADTMAKLEARARSGEDRVRAAYHQAGLALGYGLSRLMGIINPERVVLTGRGVAAFDLMREGFQAGIDEGLVAEIGRMTEIEVLSPEDDLVDVGILAGALQRLDREVFASSDHEPVAPRRR; encoded by the coding sequence TTGCAAAGCAAAGCCGATACCGAACTCGTCCGCCGGCAGAATCGCGGCCTCGTCCTCGAGGCGCTGCGCCGGGAAGGGATGATGGCCCGGGTCGAGCTCGGCCGCATCACGGGGCTCAGCCCGGCCACGATCTCGGCCATCACCGCCGATCTCCTGACCGAGAACCTGATCGTCACCGCCGCCATCGACGACAAGGCCGAGCGGCCGATCGGCCGGGGCCGGCCGCGCGTCGCGCTGTCGCTGAACGCCGAGGCCGCCTATGTGCCGGGCGTCAAGATCTCGCTGAACTCGGTGACGCTGCTGCTTGCCGACTATTCGGGCCATCTCGTGGAGACGAGCCGTCATCCGATTCCGACGGTCGGTCCCGAGGCGCCGGAGTTCGTCCCGCGCCTCGCGGCGCTCATCCGCGACGAGCTCGGCAAGCGGGGCATTCCGCTCCGTCAGGTGCCGGTGATTCCCGTCGCCATTCCCGGCGTCGTCGACCGCACGACGGGCCGGCTCGTCTGGAGCCCGACCGTCTCGGTCGATGTCGGCGCCGTTCCCGGGCCGCTATCCGAGGCGCTCGGCGTACCGGTCTCCATGACCAACGACGTCGACATGATGGCGCAGGCGCTGAACTCGCGCGATCCCAAGCGCTTCGGCGGCACCTTCGCCATCATCTTCATCGCCTATGGCATCGGCATGGGCCTCTACATCAATGGCCGCCTGTTCTCCGGCGCCTTCGGCTCCGGTGCCGAGTTCGGCCACACCAACCACATTCCCGGTGGCCCCCTTTGCCGCTGCGGGCGGCGTGGCTGCGTCGAGGCCTATGTGGCCGATTATGCGATCTATCGCTCGGTGGAGCGCCTGCCGCCCGACGAGCCCCCGGCCGACATCGATCCCGACGCGGACACGATGGCGAAGCTCGAGGCTCGCGCCCGTTCGGGCGAGGATCGCGTGCGCGCCGCCTATCATCAGGCGGGGCTCGCGCTCGGCTACGGTCTGTCGCGGCTGATGGGCATCATCAATCCCGAGCGGGTCGTGCTCACGGGCCGCGGCGTCGCGGCCTTCGACCTGATGCGCGAAGGTTTCCAGGCCGGCATCGACGAGGGTCTCGTCGCCGAGATCGGCCGCATGACCGAGATCGAGGTACTGTCCCCCGAGGACGACCTCGTCGATGTCGGAATTCTTGCCGGCGCGCTGCAGCGTCTCGACCGTGAGGTCTTCGCTAGCAGCGACCACGAGCCGGTCGCGCCGCGCCGCCGCTGA
- a CDS encoding acyl-[ACP]--phospholipid O-acyltransferase, with amino-acid sequence MDAAPSSAAPPSLLRTRGFLPLFIVQWFGAFADNALKSAFGFMVAYGGADLFGLSPQVAVTLGGGVFMLPFFLFSGISGRLSDSIDKRLVVRWTRVAEVILALVSSTAIVIHSAPLALFGMFLYAVQSTIFGPAKYSILPQLVERQRLVAANALFEGSTFVAILLGTLFGGLTIGLGGTWIAVAGLVGAALAGAVAAFFVPPAPPAADAPPFRFSFVEANRGAFAAIRRRKSLFLAVLGISWFWMIGLVVMSLFPEFAKSTLRVDEVVANLLVAAFVVGIALGSAATSKLLGGHISARHTPIGGLIMALFMIDLARSAPALGGLPGADLLSVVDFATSAAGLRVLLDLVGIAFGGGLFTVPLYALLQSRAAENERSAAIAGNNIMNAALMVGGTIVSAALLAAGVTTLQLLFWLGIANIGAAIVCLRLIPDEVIKAFGHRLLQLFFGARVEGLENYGEGEGSAVVVVNHTSFLDAVLIGCLLPGRPVFAINRFIADRWWVKPAFRFFDLVPVDPTSPFTVRTMVKLVKEGRRLVIFPEGRITVTGALMKVYDGPAMIAALAGVPVIPLRIAGAQYSIFSRLKGKVKRRLFPRIHLTVLPPRTIELPAGLVGRRRRAEAGAHLQDIMTGMVFSTSEPRRTLFESLVHARSLNGARPVLEDVTRSPVGYREIIRGAFALGRPLAKRTSAGERVGVLLPNTIAAVVTFFALQAGSRVPAMLNFSAGPAAIDAARRAAELKLVVTSRQFVEKGRLQPLIGVLAPSCTILYLEDLRDEIGPFAKLLALIGGIAPLWLSRLRFGRNGGADDEAVVLFTSGSEGLPKGVSLSHAAIEANRQQISSVIDFSREDVVLNALPLFHAFGLTAGCLLPLYSGVRQMLYPSPLHYRIVPEIAYDVNATILFGTDTFLAGYARMAHPYDFYSVRYIFAGAEAVKAETRRLYSEKFGLRILEGYGTTETAPVIAINTPMANRPGSVGRVLPGIELRLEPVAGIEEGGRLLVRGPNVMRGYLRAEAPGRLEPPAGGWYDTGDIVTVDGRGFVTIAGRAKRFAKVGGEMVSLAAIETLAGEFWPDHPSAATAVPHERKGEEIVLVTERPHPELGELQRFGRAKGFSEIQLPKSVVAVERLPLLGSGKVDLGALRELALSAQAGEGGGVPSAAVAINP; translated from the coding sequence ATGGACGCCGCCCCCTCTTCCGCAGCCCCGCCCTCGCTGCTCCGCACGCGCGGATTCCTGCCGCTCTTCATCGTGCAGTGGTTCGGCGCGTTTGCCGACAACGCGCTCAAGAGCGCCTTCGGCTTCATGGTCGCCTATGGCGGTGCCGACCTGTTCGGTCTCTCGCCGCAGGTTGCGGTGACGCTCGGCGGCGGCGTGTTCATGCTGCCCTTCTTCCTGTTCTCGGGCATTTCCGGACGCCTTTCCGACTCGATCGACAAGCGCCTCGTCGTGCGCTGGACGCGGGTGGCCGAGGTCATCCTGGCGCTCGTCTCGTCGACGGCGATCGTCATCCATTCCGCGCCGCTCGCGCTGTTCGGCATGTTCCTCTACGCGGTGCAATCGACGATCTTCGGGCCGGCGAAGTATTCGATCCTGCCGCAGCTCGTGGAACGGCAACGGCTCGTGGCCGCCAACGCGCTGTTCGAGGGATCGACCTTCGTCGCGATCCTGCTCGGCACGCTGTTCGGCGGTCTCACGATCGGGCTGGGCGGTACCTGGATCGCGGTGGCCGGGCTCGTCGGAGCGGCGCTCGCTGGCGCTGTCGCGGCCTTCTTCGTTCCCCCTGCCCCGCCGGCGGCCGATGCGCCGCCCTTCCGCTTCTCCTTCGTGGAGGCCAATCGCGGCGCCTTCGCCGCCATCCGCCGGCGCAAATCGCTGTTCCTCGCCGTGCTCGGCATCTCGTGGTTCTGGATGATCGGCCTCGTCGTGATGTCGCTCTTCCCGGAATTCGCGAAGTCGACGCTGCGCGTGGACGAAGTGGTGGCCAATCTCCTCGTCGCGGCCTTCGTCGTCGGCATCGCGCTCGGCTCGGCGGCGACGAGCAAGCTGCTCGGCGGCCATATCTCGGCGCGGCACACGCCGATCGGCGGGCTCATCATGGCCCTGTTCATGATCGATCTCGCGCGCTCGGCCCCGGCGCTCGGCGGATTGCCCGGCGCCGACCTTCTCAGCGTCGTCGATTTCGCGACCTCGGCGGCTGGCCTGCGCGTGCTCCTCGACCTCGTGGGCATCGCCTTCGGCGGCGGACTCTTCACCGTGCCGCTCTATGCGCTGCTCCAGTCGCGCGCGGCGGAGAACGAGCGCTCGGCGGCGATCGCCGGCAACAACATCATGAACGCGGCGCTGATGGTCGGCGGCACCATCGTTTCCGCCGCCCTCCTCGCCGCCGGCGTCACGACGCTGCAGCTACTGTTCTGGCTCGGCATCGCGAATATCGGCGCCGCGATCGTCTGCCTGCGCCTTATTCCCGACGAGGTCATCAAGGCCTTCGGACATCGCCTGCTGCAACTCTTCTTCGGCGCCCGCGTCGAGGGGCTTGAGAACTATGGCGAGGGCGAAGGCTCGGCCGTGGTCGTGGTGAACCACACCTCGTTCCTCGATGCCGTGCTGATCGGCTGCCTGCTGCCGGGCAGACCGGTGTTTGCGATCAATCGCTTCATCGCCGATCGCTGGTGGGTCAAGCCGGCTTTCCGCTTCTTCGATCTCGTTCCGGTCGATCCGACGAGCCCCTTCACCGTGCGCACCATGGTGAAGCTGGTGAAGGAAGGGCGGAGGCTCGTCATCTTCCCCGAGGGGCGGATCACCGTGACGGGCGCGCTCATGAAGGTCTATGACGGACCGGCGATGATCGCGGCGCTCGCCGGCGTGCCGGTCATCCCGCTGCGCATCGCCGGCGCGCAGTATTCGATCTTCTCGCGCCTCAAGGGCAAGGTGAAGCGTCGCCTGTTCCCGCGCATCCACCTGACCGTGCTGCCGCCGCGCACGATCGAACTGCCCGCCGGGCTCGTCGGCCGCCGGCGCCGCGCCGAGGCCGGGGCCCATCTGCAGGACATCATGACCGGGATGGTGTTCTCCACGAGCGAGCCGCGGCGCACGCTTTTCGAGAGCCTCGTCCATGCCCGCAGCCTCAACGGCGCCCGGCCCGTGCTGGAAGACGTCACGCGCTCGCCCGTCGGCTATCGCGAGATCATCCGCGGCGCCTTCGCGCTCGGCCGGCCGCTTGCCAAGCGGACCAGCGCCGGCGAGCGGGTGGGCGTGCTGCTGCCCAACACCATCGCGGCCGTCGTCACCTTCTTCGCCCTGCAGGCGGGGAGCCGGGTGCCGGCGATGCTCAACTTCTCCGCCGGCCCGGCCGCGATCGATGCCGCGCGCCGGGCGGCCGAACTGAAGCTCGTCGTCACCTCGCGCCAGTTCGTCGAGAAGGGGCGGCTCCAGCCTCTGATCGGTGTGCTCGCCCCGTCGTGCACCATCCTCTATCTGGAGGACCTCCGCGACGAGATCGGCCCGTTCGCAAAGCTCCTTGCGCTCATCGGCGGGATCGCGCCGCTGTGGCTGAGCCGCCTCCGCTTCGGCCGGAACGGCGGCGCCGATGACGAGGCCGTCGTGCTGTTCACCTCGGGCTCGGAAGGCCTGCCGAAGGGCGTCTCGCTGAGCCATGCCGCGATCGAAGCCAATCGCCAGCAGATCTCGAGCGTCATCGACTTCTCGCGCGAGGATGTCGTCCTCAACGCGCTACCGCTCTTCCATGCGTTCGGGCTGACGGCGGGCTGCCTGCTGCCGCTCTATTCGGGCGTGCGGCAGATGCTCTACCCCTCGCCGCTGCATTACCGGATCGTTCCCGAGATCGCCTATGACGTGAACGCGACCATCCTCTTCGGCACCGACACCTTCCTCGCCGGCTATGCGCGGATGGCGCATCCCTATGATTTCTACAGCGTGCGCTACATCTTCGCCGGCGCCGAGGCGGTGAAGGCGGAGACGCGCCGCCTCTACTCCGAAAAGTTCGGCCTGCGCATCCTCGAGGGCTACGGCACCACCGAAACCGCGCCGGTGATCGCGATCAACACGCCGATGGCCAACCGGCCCGGCTCGGTCGGCCGTGTGCTGCCCGGCATCGAGCTGAGGCTGGAGCCCGTCGCGGGCATCGAGGAAGGCGGCAGGCTCCTCGTGCGCGGTCCCAATGTCATGCGCGGCTATCTCCGCGCCGAGGCACCGGGTCGGCTCGAGCCGCCGGCAGGTGGCTGGTACGATACCGGCGACATCGTCACGGTCGACGGCCGCGGCTTCGTTACCATCGCCGGGCGCGCCAAGCGCTTCGCCAAGGTTGGCGGCGAGATGGTGTCGCTGGCCGCCATCGAGACCCTGGCCGGAGAGTTCTGGCCGGACCATCCGAGCGCGGCGACCGCGGTCCCCCATGAGCGCAAGGGCGAGGAGATCGTGCTCGTGACCGAGCGGCCGCATCCCGAGCTCGGCGAACTGCAGCGCTTCGGCCGCGCCAAGGGCTTCTCGGAAATCCAGCTGCCGAAGTCGGTCGTCGCCGTCGAAAGATTGCCGCTGCTCGGCTCCGGCAAGGTCGATCTCGGCGCGCTGCGCGAACTCGCCCTTTCGGCGCAGGCCGGCGAAGGCGGCGGGGTGCCGTCCGCGGCCGTCGCCATCAATCCTTAA
- a CDS encoding Crp/Fnr family transcriptional regulator, translating to MQIADMVSRLAKTSFFNGLEKDDLVRLAQIARVATYPADTVLFSQGDESDGLYAVVRGIVRIFITAEDGRELTIQLFEEGEVIGEIALIDGLPRSAGAATLTETQLIFVPRQPFMALLDSSPRLQRQILLGLCERLRHTNDQMNRAVFHDLRHRLLVLLRQLALIHGSIDKDRAVVALDLTQGTLAQMLGASREAVNKQIRALIKEGRLSLDGHHIIIHRSVKEP from the coding sequence GTGCAGATCGCCGACATGGTTTCGAGGCTGGCGAAGACCAGCTTCTTCAACGGTCTCGAGAAGGACGACCTGGTCCGCCTCGCCCAGATCGCGCGCGTCGCCACCTACCCCGCCGATACGGTGCTCTTCTCGCAAGGCGATGAATCCGACGGCCTCTACGCGGTGGTGCGCGGCATCGTTCGCATCTTCATCACGGCGGAGGACGGGCGCGAGCTCACGATCCAGCTGTTCGAGGAGGGCGAGGTGATCGGCGAGATCGCGCTGATCGACGGGCTGCCGCGCAGCGCGGGCGCGGCGACGCTGACCGAGACGCAGCTGATCTTCGTGCCACGCCAGCCATTCATGGCGCTGCTCGATTCATCGCCCCGTCTGCAGCGTCAGATCCTGCTCGGACTGTGCGAACGCCTTCGCCACACCAACGATCAGATGAACCGCGCCGTCTTCCATGACCTGCGCCATCGTCTGCTGGTGCTGCTGCGCCAGCTCGCGCTCATCCATGGCAGCATCGACAAGGATCGCGCCGTCGTCGCGCTCGACCTGACCCAGGGCACGCTGGCGCAGATGCTCGGCGCCAGCCGCGAGGCGGTGAACAAGCAGATCCGGGCGCTGATCAAGGAGGGCCGCCTGTCGCTCGACGGCCATCACATCATCATCCACCGCTCCGTGAAGGAGCCGTAG
- a CDS encoding SUF system Fe-S cluster assembly protein → MTSETMDEKAAEAALPLATPGAIPPEELERLTGDIVAALKTVYDPEIPADIYELGLIYKVDIDDDRNVAIDMTLTAPGCPVAGEMPGWVENAVGAIPGIGRVDVTMVFDPPWSQDRMSDEARVALDWY, encoded by the coding sequence ATGACCAGCGAAACCATGGACGAGAAGGCGGCGGAGGCCGCGCTGCCGCTGGCGACCCCCGGCGCCATCCCGCCGGAAGAGCTGGAGCGGCTGACGGGCGACATCGTGGCCGCGCTCAAGACGGTCTACGATCCGGAGATTCCGGCCGACATCTACGAACTCGGCCTTATCTACAAGGTGGACATCGACGACGACCGCAACGTCGCCATCGACATGACGCTGACGGCGCCGGGCTGCCCCGTCGCCGGTGAGATGCCGGGCTGGGTCGAAAACGCCGTCGGCGCCATCCCCGGCATCGGGCGCGTCGACGTCACCATGGTGTTCGATCCGCCCTGGTCGCAGGACCGGATGTCGGACGAGGCGCGCGTCGCGCTCGACTGGTACTGA
- a CDS encoding TetR/AcrR family transcriptional regulator produces the protein MALGAAREIAAAEGLRGLTVRRVAEKMGYAPGTLYNLFDSLDALILALNGETLARLGRDLVAAGESEPSGRATALVDAYFDFVERQPLLWSVIFEHRMPGEGALPGWYSDGLSMLIDGTVAALAPLLGAWPEERRRAAVVAMWAALHGLSMLAVSGKLGLVSDETPRSLGHLLVTRVIGGEGCDLGRSSVLSSNAKASQ, from the coding sequence ATGGCGCTCGGCGCCGCGCGGGAAATCGCCGCGGCCGAGGGGCTGCGCGGGCTCACCGTGCGGCGCGTCGCGGAGAAGATGGGCTATGCGCCGGGGACGCTCTACAATCTCTTCGACAGCCTCGACGCTCTCATCCTGGCTCTCAACGGCGAGACGCTTGCGCGCCTCGGCCGGGACCTGGTGGCGGCCGGGGAGAGTGAGCCGTCCGGCCGCGCCACTGCTCTGGTCGATGCCTATTTCGATTTCGTCGAACGCCAGCCCTTGCTCTGGTCGGTCATCTTTGAGCACCGCATGCCGGGCGAGGGGGCTTTGCCCGGCTGGTACAGCGACGGTCTGTCGATGCTGATCGACGGCACGGTCGCTGCGCTCGCGCCTCTGCTCGGGGCGTGGCCGGAGGAACGCCGCCGCGCCGCCGTCGTCGCGATGTGGGCCGCGCTGCACGGCCTCTCGATGCTGGCGGTGAGCGGCAAGCTGGGGCTGGTCTCCGACGAGACGCCACGCAGCCTCGGACATCTCTTGGTGACGCGGGTCATCGGCGGCGAAGGGTGTGACCTCGGTCGCTCGTCAGTGTTGTCGTCAAATGCTAAGGCGAGCCAATGA